Within Patescibacteria group bacterium, the genomic segment TGGCTGGAATTTCTACTTCTTTCTTAGCAATTATTCTGCTTTCTTTAAAATCTTTAGTTAGGTATTTCTTAAGAAGGTAGATAAAGAATATGTAATCTTCGTGATCCAAAAACATCTCACACCTGTTAATTCCACGACCGTAAATGTGGAAAGTAATATCTGGCTTGTGGGTTTTACAGCGATTTTTATATGGCATTTTTCATTCGGGTTCGTCCCATTTGGGACGAACCCGATTTAGAAAAAGTTTACGATGGTTTAATTAAAAGTGCAAGAAATTCTGTATTTCCACCTTTTGATCCGACAATTGGTGATCTTACAATTTCTAAAATTTTTCCACCTTCTTGCTCAATATCTCTTTTAACTTTATTTAATACTACTTGAGTAAACTTGTCTTCTAATCTGCCTCGGGTAAGCATTCCCCTTTCTGCCTCGTAGTGAGGTTTTATCAAAGAGACTATTTTTCCTTGGGGTTTTAAATTAGCCAGCGCATTGGGAATAATTTTACTTTGAGGAGTCCAGCCGACATCAACGGTAATAAAATCTACAGGTTCGGGGAGGTTTATAAAAATAGCGTTGGTTTTTTCTAGCACTTTTACCCTAGCGTCATTCCTCAACTTCCAATCTAATACCCCATACCCTGTGTCAACGGCATAAACTTTTGTAGCCCCGTGTTGTAGCATGCAGTCAGTAAAGCCTCCAGTTGAGCATCCAAAATCCGCGCAGATTTTATCCTTCAAGTCAATTTTAAATGTATTAAGGGCGTGTTCTAACTTTTCCCCCGCTCGGGATACAAACATTTTATCTGTAGATGATTGCATTGGAAAATTTTAGCACAATACGA encodes:
- a CDS encoding TlyA family rRNA (cytidine-2'-O)-methyltransferase, whose protein sequence is MQSSTDKMFVSRAGEKLEHALNTFKIDLKDKICADFGCSTGGFTDCMLQHGATKVYAVDTGYGVLDWKLRNDARVKVLEKTNAIFINLPEPVDFITVDVGWTPQSKIIPNALANLKPQGKIVSLIKPHYEAERGMLTRGRLEDKFTQVVLNKVKRDIEQEGGKILEIVRSPIVGSKGGNTEFLALLIKPS